Proteins encoded together in one Stutzerimonas stutzeri window:
- the tsaA gene encoding tRNA (N6-threonylcarbamoyladenosine(37)-N6)-methyltransferase TrmO, with product MQHSVSPIGYVRSCFKEKFAIPRQPSLAPAARGMLELLPPFDKGDAVAGLEQVSHVWLLFLFHQALESTPRLKVRPPRLGGNRMVGVFATRATHRPNGIGQSVVRLDRVEADRLFISGIDLLDGTPVLDIKPYVPYADALPDARNDMAADAPTLIEVQWTESGLLQAHREALRLGEPLLELIEQCLAQDPRPAYQKPEPERRYGAQFWDVDVRWHYPAPGTIRVLEVIPATPRPT from the coding sequence ATGCAACATAGCGTCTCGCCGATCGGCTACGTCCGCTCCTGCTTCAAGGAAAAGTTCGCCATTCCGCGCCAACCCAGCCTGGCCCCGGCCGCACGCGGCATGCTGGAACTGCTGCCGCCGTTCGACAAGGGCGATGCGGTGGCCGGACTCGAACAGGTCAGCCATGTATGGCTGCTGTTCCTCTTCCATCAGGCGCTGGAAAGCACACCACGTCTCAAGGTGCGACCGCCGCGCCTGGGCGGCAATCGCATGGTCGGCGTGTTCGCCACCCGCGCGACGCATCGCCCCAACGGTATCGGTCAATCGGTGGTCAGGCTGGACCGCGTCGAAGCGGATCGGCTGTTCATCTCCGGCATCGACCTGCTGGATGGCACGCCGGTGCTGGACATCAAGCCCTATGTGCCCTACGCCGATGCCCTGCCGGATGCGCGCAACGACATGGCTGCGGACGCGCCGACACTGATCGAGGTGCAGTGGACGGAAAGCGGGTTGCTGCAGGCCCACCGCGAAGCGCTGCGCCTCGGCGAGCCACTGCTGGAACTCATCGAGCAATGCCTGGCACAGGACCCGCGCCCCGCATACCAGAAGCCGGAGCCCGAGCGGCGCTACGGCGCGCAGTTCTGGGATGTCGACGTGCGCTGGCACTACCCTGCGCCGGGCACGATCCGCGTGCTCGAGGTGATACCCGCGACGCCGCGACCGACCTGA
- the rimO gene encoding 30S ribosomal protein S12 methylthiotransferase RimO — translation MSKTPTVGFVSLGCPKATVDSERILTQLRMEGYQIVPSYEDADVVVVNTCGFIDSAKAESLDAIGEAIAENGKVIVTGCMGVDENNIRGVHPSVLAVTGPQQYEQVVNAVHEVVPPSIEHDPFVDLVPPQGIKLTPRHYAYLKISEGCNHSCSFCIIPSMRGKLVSRPVGDVLSEAERLVKAGVKEVLVISQDTSAYGVDLKYKLDFWNGQPVKTRMLELCEELGKMGVWVRLHYVYPYPNVDDVIPLMAAGKILPYLDIPFQHASPKVLKAMKRPAFEDKTLARIKKWREICPELTIRSTFIVGFPGETEEDFQYLLDWLTEAQLDRVGCFQYSPVDGAPAEAMDLEPVPDEIKQDRWDRFMAHQQAISAARLQLKVGKELDVLIDEVDEDGAIGRSWADAPEIDGMVYVDSEQPLQPGDKVRVRVTNADEYDLWAEVI, via the coding sequence ATGAGCAAAACGCCAACAGTCGGGTTCGTGAGCTTGGGTTGCCCCAAGGCGACCGTCGATTCCGAACGCATCCTCACTCAGCTGCGCATGGAGGGCTACCAGATCGTGCCGTCCTATGAGGATGCCGATGTGGTGGTGGTCAATACCTGCGGTTTCATCGACAGCGCCAAGGCCGAATCGCTGGACGCCATTGGCGAGGCGATCGCCGAGAACGGTAAGGTGATCGTCACCGGCTGCATGGGCGTGGACGAGAACAACATCCGCGGCGTGCATCCCAGCGTGCTGGCGGTTACCGGCCCGCAGCAGTACGAGCAGGTGGTCAACGCGGTGCACGAAGTGGTGCCTCCGAGCATCGAACACGATCCCTTCGTCGATCTGGTGCCGCCGCAGGGCATCAAGCTCACCCCGCGCCACTACGCCTATCTGAAGATTTCCGAAGGCTGCAACCACAGCTGCAGCTTCTGCATCATCCCGTCCATGCGCGGCAAGCTTGTCAGCCGCCCGGTGGGCGATGTGCTCAGCGAAGCCGAGCGCCTGGTCAAGGCCGGCGTGAAGGAAGTCCTAGTGATCAGCCAGGACACCAGCGCCTATGGCGTCGACCTCAAGTACAAGCTGGACTTCTGGAACGGCCAGCCGGTCAAGACGCGCATGCTCGAGCTGTGCGAGGAGCTGGGCAAGATGGGCGTCTGGGTGCGCCTGCACTACGTCTACCCCTACCCCAACGTCGATGATGTGATCCCGCTGATGGCCGCCGGCAAGATCCTGCCGTACCTGGACATCCCCTTCCAGCACGCCAGCCCGAAGGTGCTCAAGGCGATGAAGCGCCCGGCCTTCGAGGACAAGACTCTGGCGCGCATCAAGAAATGGCGCGAGATCTGTCCCGAGCTGACCATCCGCTCGACCTTCATCGTCGGCTTCCCCGGCGAGACCGAAGAAGATTTCCAGTACCTGCTGGACTGGCTGACCGAAGCCCAGCTCGACCGCGTCGGCTGCTTCCAGTATTCGCCGGTTGACGGCGCGCCGGCCGAGGCCATGGACCTGGAGCCGGTACCGGACGAGATCAAGCAGGATCGCTGGGACCGCTTCATGGCGCACCAGCAGGCCATCAGCGCCGCGCGCCTGCAGCTGAAGGTCGGCAAGGAACTGGATGTACTGATCGATGAAGTGGATGAGGACGGCGCCATCGGCCGCTCCTGGGCCGATGCCCCGGAGATTGACGGCATGGTCTACGTTGACAGCGAACAACCGCTGCAGCCGGGCGACAAGGTGCGCGTGCGCGTCACCAATGCCGACGAGTACGACCTCTGGGCCGAAGTGATCTGA
- the betA gene encoding choline dehydrogenase, protein MEYDYIVIGAGSAGNVLAARLTEDADVSVLLLEAGGPDYRLDFRTQMPAALAYPLQGTRYNWAYKTDPEPHMNNRRMDCGRGKGLGGSSLINGMCYIRGNALDYDNWAKAPGLEDWTYLDCLPYFRKAESRDIGPNDYHGGDGPVSVTTPKADNNELFHAMVEAGVQAGYPRTDDLNGYQQEGFGPMDRTVTPQGRRASTARGYLDQAKERPNLTIHTHAVTDRVLFEGKRAVGVRYLRGREQPQVARARREVLLCGGAIASPQILQRSGVGPGALLKKLGVTLVQELPGVGQNLQDHLEMYLQFECLKPVSLYPALKWWNQPAIGAEWLFLGSGIGASNQFEAGGFIRSSDEFEWPNIQFHFLPVAVSYNGSNAHDGHSFQAHVGSMRSPSRGRIEIRSTDPRVDPSILFNYMAHEQDWREFRDAIRITREIIAQPALDPYRGRELNPGVEAQSDAELDAFVREHAETAYHPSCSCRMGTDDMAVVDGQGRVHGVDGLRVVDASIMPQIITGNLNATTIMLAEKIADRIRGRSPLPRSTASYYVANGAPVRQPPQR, encoded by the coding sequence ATGGAATACGACTACATCGTCATCGGCGCGGGTTCGGCCGGTAATGTGCTGGCCGCGCGCCTGACCGAGGACGCCGACGTCAGCGTGCTGCTGCTGGAAGCCGGCGGCCCGGACTACCGGCTGGATTTCCGCACCCAGATGCCTGCCGCGCTGGCGTATCCGCTGCAAGGCACGCGCTACAACTGGGCCTACAAGACCGATCCCGAACCGCACATGAACAACCGCCGCATGGACTGCGGCCGCGGCAAGGGCCTGGGTGGTTCCTCGCTGATCAACGGCATGTGCTACATCCGCGGCAACGCCCTGGACTACGACAACTGGGCGAAGGCACCGGGGCTGGAGGACTGGACCTACCTCGACTGCCTGCCGTACTTCCGCAAGGCCGAGTCGCGCGACATCGGCCCCAACGACTACCACGGCGGCGATGGCCCGGTCAGCGTGACCACACCCAAGGCCGACAACAACGAGCTGTTCCATGCCATGGTGGAAGCGGGCGTGCAGGCTGGCTATCCGCGTACCGATGACCTCAATGGCTACCAGCAGGAAGGCTTCGGCCCGATGGATCGCACCGTCACGCCCCAGGGCCGGCGCGCGAGCACGGCGCGCGGTTATCTGGACCAGGCCAAGGAGCGGCCGAACCTGACCATCCATACCCATGCCGTCACCGACCGCGTGCTGTTCGAGGGCAAGCGTGCCGTCGGCGTTCGTTATCTGCGCGGCCGCGAGCAGCCGCAGGTGGCGCGCGCGCGCCGCGAAGTGCTGCTGTGCGGCGGCGCCATCGCCTCGCCGCAGATCCTGCAGCGTTCGGGGGTCGGCCCTGGCGCGTTGCTGAAGAAGCTCGGCGTCACGCTGGTGCAGGAGTTGCCCGGCGTAGGCCAGAACCTGCAGGACCACCTGGAGATGTACCTGCAGTTCGAGTGCCTGAAGCCGGTGTCGCTGTACCCGGCGCTCAAGTGGTGGAACCAGCCGGCGATCGGCGCCGAGTGGCTGTTCCTCGGCAGCGGCATCGGTGCCAGCAACCAGTTCGAGGCCGGCGGCTTCATCCGCAGCAGCGACGAGTTCGAATGGCCGAACATCCAGTTCCACTTCCTGCCGGTGGCGGTCAGCTACAACGGCAGCAACGCCCATGACGGCCACAGCTTCCAGGCCCACGTCGGCTCGATGCGTTCACCCAGTCGCGGGCGCATCGAGATTCGCTCCACCGATCCGCGGGTCGACCCCAGCATCCTGTTCAACTACATGGCCCACGAGCAGGACTGGCGCGAGTTTCGCGATGCCATCCGCATCACCCGCGAGATCATCGCGCAGCCGGCGCTCGATCCGTACCGTGGTCGCGAGTTGAATCCGGGCGTGGAGGCGCAGAGCGACGCCGAGCTGGACGCCTTCGTCCGCGAGCACGCCGAGACGGCCTATCACCCGTCCTGCTCCTGCAGGATGGGCACCGACGACATGGCCGTGGTCGACGGGCAGGGCCGTGTGCATGGAGTGGACGGGTTGCGCGTGGTGGATGCCTCGATCATGCCGCAGATCATCACCGGCAACCTCAACGCCACCACCATCATGCTGGCCGAGAAGATCGCCGACCGGATTCGCGGGCGCAGCCCGCTGCCGCGCAGCACGGCGAGCTACTACGTCGCCAACGGCGCACCGGTGCGGCAACCACCGCAGCGTTGA
- a CDS encoding acyltransferase family protein: MPTPTPANRDNNFDFLRFFAAAMVVFGHSYGLAGQAHQEPLRLFSGSYDSADIAVHVFFVMSGFLIAASWLNSRSVLDFAAKRALRIMPALIVSVLFVVLVIGPLATRLPLGEYFSAPDTFAYLSNAALITEFRLPGVFASNPFPDTVNGSLWTLPYEVLMYATVVTLGLLKAFGRNMALISLLLMVVTHFWLIPLYEVQSDLLYKATRLGAFFYAGVIFYLYRQRILWSWKLATLMVVANLIFARNDQWEFVHVLTLPYLTLYLAQLRIPRLAGFGKAGDFSYGLYIFAFPIQQLIMHWSDGRLPLLPFMGLSFITSLAAAALCWHLIEAPALRLKRYLPQPPAQTAGVAATSR; this comes from the coding sequence ATGCCCACGCCCACCCCGGCGAACCGAGACAACAACTTCGATTTCCTGCGTTTTTTCGCCGCCGCGATGGTGGTGTTCGGTCACAGCTACGGCCTCGCCGGGCAGGCGCACCAGGAGCCGTTGCGCCTGTTCAGTGGCAGCTACGACTCGGCGGACATCGCCGTGCACGTGTTCTTCGTCATGAGCGGCTTCCTGATCGCCGCCTCCTGGCTGAACAGCCGCAGCGTGCTGGACTTCGCCGCCAAGCGGGCGCTGCGCATCATGCCGGCGCTGATCGTTTCGGTGCTGTTCGTCGTGCTCGTGATCGGGCCGCTGGCCACGCGCCTGCCGCTGGGCGAGTACTTCAGCGCACCCGACACCTTCGCCTACCTGAGCAATGCCGCGCTGATCACCGAGTTCCGCCTGCCCGGCGTGTTCGCCAGCAATCCCTTCCCGGACACGGTCAACGGCTCGCTGTGGACGCTGCCCTACGAGGTGCTGATGTATGCCACCGTGGTAACGCTTGGCCTGCTCAAGGCATTCGGTCGCAACATGGCGCTGATCAGCCTGCTGCTGATGGTCGTCACGCATTTCTGGCTGATCCCCCTCTACGAGGTGCAGAGCGACCTGCTGTACAAGGCCACCCGACTGGGAGCGTTCTTCTATGCCGGAGTGATCTTCTACCTGTATCGCCAGCGAATCCTGTGGAGCTGGAAGCTCGCCACGCTGATGGTGGTCGCCAACCTGATCTTCGCGCGCAACGACCAGTGGGAGTTCGTCCACGTGCTGACGCTCCCCTACCTCACGCTCTACCTCGCCCAGCTACGCATCCCGCGCCTGGCCGGGTTCGGCAAGGCCGGCGACTTCTCCTACGGCCTGTACATCTTCGCCTTTCCGATCCAGCAGCTGATCATGCACTGGAGCGATGGCCGGCTACCGCTGCTGCCGTTCATGGGCTTGAGTTTCATCACCAGCCTGGCCGCCGCCGCGCTGTGCTGGCATCTGATCGAAGCGCCGGCGCTCAGGCTCAAGCGCTATCTGCCGCAGCCACCCGCACAGACCGCCGGCGTCGCTGCAACGTCCCGCTGA
- a CDS encoding DUF2489 domain-containing protein, with the protein MTLSMSLFAAATLLIAALAGYALYLWRRVWRNERQQAELKEKQQTALAEDLRILASCLLDEQLPLIEGAIRIKVLLDNYDAELGQHPRCQVFQQLFEATEQVPTHAAWKALDKSERRRHEAQFSALELRHKAEARRSARWLLDEALPKSRDAA; encoded by the coding sequence ATGACACTTTCCATGAGCCTGTTCGCCGCCGCCACGCTGCTGATCGCCGCGCTGGCGGGCTATGCGCTGTATCTCTGGCGCCGTGTCTGGCGCAATGAACGGCAGCAGGCCGAGCTGAAGGAAAAACAGCAGACGGCGCTGGCGGAGGATCTGCGGATTCTCGCCAGCTGTCTGCTGGACGAGCAGCTGCCGCTCATCGAGGGCGCCATCCGCATCAAGGTGCTGCTCGACAATTACGACGCCGAGCTCGGGCAACATCCGCGCTGTCAGGTGTTCCAGCAGTTGTTCGAGGCCACCGAACAGGTGCCGACCCATGCCGCCTGGAAGGCCCTGGACAAGAGCGAGCGCCGTCGCCACGAAGCGCAGTTCAGCGCGCTGGAACTGCGGCACAAGGCAGAGGCGCGCCGCTCGGCCCGTTGGCTGCTCGACGAGGCTCTGCCAAAATCGCGCGACGCGGCCTGA
- the trpB gene encoding tryptophan synthase subunit beta yields MSSDPRFTAMPDANGYFGPYGGQLVPPHLKQAMDDINLAYEEIRQREDFQQELAALFADYVGRPSPIFHARRLSEQLGGAQIHLKREDLNHTGAHKINHCLGEALLARFMGKTKVIAETGAGQHGVALATACALVGIPCEIHMGQVDIEKEHPNVTKMKILGCKLVAVTRGAATLKEAVDSAFEEYLKDPQNYLYAIGSVVGPHPFPKMVRDFQSIIGQEARGQFLARHGRLPDQVVACVGGGSNAMGIFTAFLEDAAVELVGIEPAGESLDKPGRHSATLSKGKPGELHGMACYVLEDAEGNPSAVHSIASGLDYPGVGPQHSYLKDIGRVNYQTATDQECLDAFMTLSRVEGIIPALESAHAVAWAIRTAPTLGKDSHILVNLSGRGDKDADYVAKLLGL; encoded by the coding sequence ATGTCGTCCGATCCTCGTTTCACTGCCATGCCCGACGCCAACGGCTACTTCGGCCCCTACGGTGGCCAGCTGGTGCCGCCGCACCTCAAGCAGGCGATGGACGACATCAACCTGGCCTACGAAGAGATCCGCCAGCGCGAGGATTTCCAGCAGGAACTGGCAGCCCTGTTCGCCGACTACGTGGGCCGGCCGAGCCCGATCTTCCATGCCCGGCGCCTCTCCGAGCAGCTCGGTGGCGCGCAGATTCACCTGAAGCGCGAGGACCTGAATCACACCGGGGCACACAAGATCAATCACTGTCTGGGCGAGGCACTGCTTGCCCGGTTCATGGGCAAGACCAAGGTGATCGCCGAGACCGGCGCCGGCCAACACGGTGTCGCCCTGGCCACCGCCTGCGCGCTGGTGGGCATCCCCTGCGAAATCCACATGGGCCAGGTGGACATCGAGAAGGAACATCCCAACGTCACCAAGATGAAGATCCTCGGCTGCAAGCTGGTGGCGGTCACCCGAGGCGCGGCGACGCTCAAGGAAGCGGTGGACAGCGCCTTCGAGGAATACCTGAAGGATCCGCAGAACTACCTCTACGCCATCGGCTCGGTGGTAGGCCCGCATCCGTTCCCGAAGATGGTCCGCGATTTCCAGTCGATCATCGGTCAAGAGGCGCGCGGCCAGTTTCTCGCCAGGCATGGTCGCCTGCCGGACCAGGTGGTCGCCTGCGTCGGCGGCGGTTCCAATGCCATGGGCATCTTCACAGCCTTCCTGGAAGACGCCGCGGTCGAGCTGGTGGGCATCGAGCCGGCGGGCGAAAGCCTGGACAAGCCCGGCCGCCATTCGGCCACCCTGTCCAAGGGCAAACCCGGTGAACTGCACGGCATGGCCTGCTACGTGCTGGAAGATGCCGAGGGCAACCCGTCCGCAGTGCACTCCATCGCCTCCGGCCTGGACTATCCCGGCGTCGGCCCTCAGCACAGCTACCTCAAGGACATCGGCCGGGTGAACTACCAGACCGCGACCGACCAGGAGTGTCTGGATGCCTTCATGACCCTGTCGCGCGTCGAAGGCATCATCCCCGCCCTGGAAAGTGCCCACGCGGTGGCCTGGGCGATTCGCACCGCGCCGACGCTGGGCAAGGACAGCCACATCCTGGTCAACCTCTCCGGCCGCGGCGACAAGGATGCCGACTACGTCGCCAAGCTGCTCGGCCTGTAA
- the betB gene encoding betaine-aldehyde dehydrogenase, translating to MARFSRQQLYIHGGYVDASSNQTFQSINPANGEVLADVAEAGAADLERAVESAEQGQRIWAALTGIERARIMRRAVDLLRERNDELALLETLDTGKPLSETRSVDIVTGADVLEYYAGLAPAIEGEQIPLRDSSFVYTRREPLGVVAGIGAWNYPIQIALWKAAPALAAGNAMIFKPSEVTPLSALKLAEIFSEAGLPDGVFNVLTGSGAGVGALITEHPRIAKVSFTGGVATGKKVMASAAASSLKDVTMELGGKSPLIVCEDADLDRAADIAVMANFFSSGQVCTNGTRVFVPAGLKAAFEAKLLERVQRVRLGDPQQEATNFGPLVSFAHMDKVLDYIAQGKAAGARILCGGERVTEGEYAKGAFVAPTIFSDCSDDMSIVRDEIFGPVLSLLEYQDEEEVIRRANATEYGLAAGVVTPDLARAHRIIHRLEAGICWINTWGESPAQMPVGGYKQSGIGRENGIASLAHYTRVKSVQVELGEFASVF from the coding sequence ATGGCCCGTTTTTCACGGCAGCAACTCTATATCCATGGCGGCTACGTCGACGCCAGCAGCAACCAGACCTTCCAGAGCATCAACCCGGCCAACGGCGAAGTCCTGGCCGATGTGGCTGAGGCCGGTGCGGCCGACCTGGAGCGCGCGGTAGAAAGTGCCGAGCAGGGCCAGCGCATCTGGGCGGCACTCACAGGCATCGAGCGGGCGCGCATCATGCGTCGCGCGGTGGACCTGCTGCGCGAGCGCAACGACGAGCTGGCGCTGCTGGAAACCCTGGACACCGGCAAGCCGCTGAGCGAAACCCGCAGCGTCGACATCGTCACCGGCGCCGACGTGCTGGAGTACTACGCCGGCCTGGCTCCGGCCATCGAGGGAGAACAGATTCCGCTGCGTGACAGCAGTTTCGTCTATACCCGCCGCGAACCGCTTGGCGTGGTCGCCGGCATCGGCGCCTGGAACTACCCGATCCAGATCGCCCTGTGGAAGGCGGCTCCGGCGCTGGCCGCCGGCAACGCGATGATTTTCAAACCCAGCGAGGTGACGCCGCTGAGCGCGCTGAAGCTGGCGGAAATCTTCAGCGAAGCCGGGCTGCCCGATGGCGTGTTCAACGTGCTGACCGGCAGTGGTGCCGGTGTCGGAGCGCTGATCACCGAGCACCCGCGCATCGCCAAAGTGTCGTTCACCGGCGGCGTGGCCACCGGCAAGAAGGTCATGGCCAGTGCGGCGGCGTCGTCGCTGAAGGACGTGACCATGGAACTGGGTGGCAAGTCGCCGCTGATCGTCTGCGAGGATGCCGATCTGGATCGCGCAGCCGATATCGCGGTCATGGCCAACTTCTTCAGCTCCGGCCAGGTGTGCACCAACGGCACCCGGGTGTTCGTCCCGGCGGGCCTGAAAGCGGCGTTCGAGGCCAAGCTGCTGGAGCGTGTGCAGCGCGTTCGCCTGGGTGATCCGCAGCAGGAGGCGACCAACTTCGGCCCGCTGGTCAGCTTTGCGCACATGGACAAGGTGCTCGACTACATCGCCCAGGGCAAGGCCGCCGGCGCGCGCATTCTGTGTGGCGGCGAGCGGGTGACCGAGGGCGAGTACGCCAAGGGCGCCTTCGTCGCCCCGACCATCTTCAGCGACTGCAGCGACGACATGAGCATCGTGCGCGACGAAATCTTCGGCCCGGTGCTGAGCCTGCTCGAATACCAGGACGAAGAGGAGGTCATCCGTCGCGCCAACGCCACCGAGTACGGCCTGGCCGCGGGCGTGGTCACCCCTGACCTGGCGCGGGCGCACCGCATCATCCATCGCCTCGAGGCCGGCATCTGCTGGATCAATACCTGGGGCGAATCGCCGGCGCAGATGCCGGTCGGTGGCTACAAGCAGTCAGGCATCGGCCGCGAGAACGGCATCGCCTCGCTGGCGCACTACACGCGAGTCAAATCGGTACAGGTGGAGCTGGGCGAGTTCGCCTCGGTGTTCTGA
- a CDS encoding penicillin acylase family protein yields MSLRLPYALVRLTLGAALGLAGLGGCQAYLDNRYSASLPPAQGIQPLTGLAGSASIRRNSLGMPLIETSSFHDALFAMGYVHATDRLSQMVSLRLMAQGRLAEMVGPGVLETDRFMRAVNLRQSAELLYRESSPRMKKFFEVYARGVNAYLYRHRDKLPMDLAESGYKPEYWKPEDSVLVFCLLNFGLSQNLQEEVAALLMAQKVGSDKLAWLLPIYPDEVLPFDEVDKLKGLKLGGNVPGLAALERATQPLAALTPAGMAASNNWAIAGSNTRSGKPILANDTHLPLSMPSYWNFMQIRAPKFQAAGVTIAGVPAVVAGFNGKLGWGMTMVMGDNQDLYLEQVRREGSRLMYLADGKWLPARERHETYFVKGERPIRETIFETRNGPLLNSVLGERKHPLQPLQLGSGYGLALKTTQLEADRTLDAFFDLSRAQSVDQAFEAAREIRAAALNLVFADQQGIGWQVTGRFPNRREGLGLVPSPGWDGRYDWDGYADPMLHPYDQDPFQGWLGTANQRSVPRGYGMQLSSSWYGPERYERLAELAGRGKHDTRSTIAMQYDQVTPFAAKLRAMFEAPGMAGPLRQAIDALPAAERSKAREALDRLLAFDGKLAADSANAALYGAFLHESARHIFLDELGPEDSPAWRALVQTANTSYSAQADHLLGREDSPFWNDQRTAQSEDKPAILARSLAAAVSLLETRLGNERSAWQWGKLHTARWTSGATQLAPHMAAGQRSRIHAIGNYLDRGPYAMGGDHSTLNASAYHLGTDFDTWLIPAMRIIVDFGLDEPMIGLNSSGQSGNPASPHYADGIEAWLKAQYLSFPFKTENLDKVYGTQRLLLTPAGK; encoded by the coding sequence ATGTCTCTGCGTCTGCCGTACGCCCTGGTTCGCCTGACGCTGGGGGCCGCACTCGGCCTGGCCGGCCTCGGCGGTTGTCAGGCCTATCTCGATAACCGCTACAGCGCCAGTCTGCCGCCGGCACAAGGCATTCAACCGCTGACCGGACTGGCGGGCAGTGCGAGCATCCGGCGCAATTCCCTGGGCATGCCGCTGATCGAAACCTCGTCGTTTCACGATGCGCTGTTTGCCATGGGATACGTCCACGCCACCGACCGACTGAGCCAGATGGTCAGCCTGCGGTTGATGGCCCAGGGCCGCCTGGCGGAAATGGTCGGCCCGGGCGTGCTGGAGACCGACCGTTTCATGCGGGCGGTCAATCTGCGCCAGAGCGCCGAGCTGCTGTACCGCGAATCCTCGCCGAGGATGAAAAAGTTCTTCGAGGTGTACGCCCGTGGCGTGAACGCCTACCTGTATCGCCATCGCGACAAACTGCCGATGGACCTCGCCGAGTCCGGCTACAAACCGGAGTACTGGAAGCCCGAGGATTCGGTGCTGGTGTTCTGTCTGCTCAATTTCGGCCTTTCGCAGAACCTGCAGGAAGAGGTCGCCGCGTTGCTGATGGCGCAGAAAGTGGGTAGCGACAAGCTGGCCTGGCTGTTGCCCATCTACCCGGACGAGGTGTTGCCGTTCGACGAGGTGGACAAGCTCAAGGGCTTGAAGCTGGGTGGCAATGTGCCCGGGCTGGCGGCACTCGAACGTGCCACACAGCCGCTGGCGGCTCTGACGCCGGCCGGCATGGCGGCTTCCAACAACTGGGCCATCGCCGGCAGCAACACGCGCAGCGGCAAGCCGATCCTGGCCAACGACACGCACCTTCCGCTGTCGATGCCCTCGTACTGGAATTTCATGCAGATCCGCGCACCGAAGTTCCAGGCGGCGGGTGTCACCATCGCCGGCGTCCCCGCCGTGGTGGCGGGCTTCAACGGCAAGCTCGGCTGGGGCATGACGATGGTCATGGGCGACAACCAGGACCTCTATCTCGAGCAGGTGCGTCGCGAAGGCTCGCGGCTGATGTACCTGGCCGACGGCAAATGGCTGCCGGCCCGCGAGCGCCACGAGACCTACTTCGTCAAGGGCGAGCGGCCGATCCGCGAGACCATTTTCGAGACTCGCAACGGCCCGCTGCTCAACAGCGTACTCGGCGAGCGCAAGCACCCGCTGCAACCGTTGCAGCTCGGTAGTGGCTACGGCCTGGCCCTGAAGACCACGCAGCTGGAAGCCGATCGCACGCTGGACGCCTTCTTCGACCTGTCCCGCGCGCAGTCGGTGGACCAGGCCTTCGAGGCGGCCCGGGAGATTCGCGCCGCCGCGCTCAATCTGGTGTTCGCCGACCAGCAGGGCATTGGCTGGCAGGTGACCGGGCGCTTCCCCAACCGTCGCGAGGGGCTGGGGCTGGTGCCGTCGCCGGGCTGGGACGGTCGCTACGACTGGGATGGCTATGCCGACCCGATGCTGCATCCCTACGACCAGGACCCGTTCCAGGGCTGGCTAGGCACCGCCAACCAGCGCAGCGTGCCGCGCGGCTATGGCATGCAGCTGTCCAGCTCCTGGTACGGCCCGGAGCGCTACGAGCGACTGGCGGAGCTGGCCGGGCGGGGCAAGCATGACACCCGCAGCACCATCGCCATGCAGTACGACCAGGTCACGCCGTTCGCTGCCAAGCTCAGGGCGATGTTCGAGGCGCCGGGCATGGCCGGGCCGCTGCGCCAGGCGATCGATGCCCTACCGGCCGCCGAACGCAGCAAGGCGCGCGAGGCGCTGGATCGGTTGCTCGCCTTCGATGGCAAGCTCGCGGCCGATTCGGCCAACGCCGCGCTGTATGGCGCCTTCCTGCACGAGAGTGCGCGGCACATCTTCCTCGACGAACTGGGGCCTGAGGACTCGCCGGCCTGGCGTGCGCTGGTACAGACCGCCAACACTTCCTATTCGGCCCAGGCGGACCATCTGCTCGGTCGCGAGGACAGCCCGTTCTGGAACGACCAGCGCACCGCGCAGAGCGAAGACAAACCGGCGATCCTGGCGCGCAGCCTGGCCGCTGCGGTGAGTTTGCTGGAAACCCGTCTGGGCAACGAGCGCAGCGCCTGGCAATGGGGCAAGCTGCATACCGCTCGCTGGACCTCCGGCGCGACGCAGCTGGCACCGCACATGGCGGCCGGCCAGCGCAGCAGAATCCACGCCATCGGCAACTACCTCGATCGTGGTCCGTATGCCATGGGCGGCGATCACAGCACGCTGAATGCCTCGGCCTATCACCTGGGCACGGACTTCGATACCTGGCTGATCCCGGCAATGCGCATCATCGTCGACTTCGGACTGGACGAACCGATGATCGGGCTGAACAGTTCGGGCCAATCCGGCAACCCGGCCAGCCCGCACTACGCCGACGGCATCGAGGCGTGGCTGAAGGCGCAGTACCTGAGCTTCCCGTTCAAGACGGAAAATCTCGACAAGGTCTATGGCACGCAGCGTCTGTTGCTGACCCCGGCCGGCAAGTGA